AGAAACTCTTGAGGAGATTCTTCCGGAACCCCCTATTACATCTATACCAGATCCTGAGACAGTAGATGGACCGGATATTCCTTTAAACACTCCGGAGCCTCGTCGTAGTGGGAGAATTCCTAGACAGCCAGAGAGATATCTAGGAGTGTCTTTAAAGACAGACTCTGAAGATCTGGTTGAGGATCCTACTAGTTACGATGAAGCAGTAACGGATATAGATGCTGACATGTGGCAGCAAGCGATGAAATCTGAATTGGATTCCATGTATTCCAATCAAGTCTGGGAACTTGTAAATGCACCTGAAGGGATCAAACCCATAGGGTGCAAGTGGATTTACAAGAGGAAGAGAGGAGTGGATGGGAAGGTGGAAACCTTCAAAGCTAGACTGGTGGCGAAAGGATATACTCAGAAAGAGGGTATCGATTATGAGGAAACCTTTTCACCAGTGGCCATGCTTAAGTCC
This portion of the Pseudodesulfovibrio sp. JC047 genome encodes:
- a CDS encoding reverse transcriptase domain-containing protein, translating into ETLEEILPEPPITSIPDPETVDGPDIPLNTPEPRRSGRIPRQPERYLGVSLKTDSEDLVEDPTSYDEAVTDIDADMWQQAMKSELDSMYSNQVWELVNAPEGIKPIGCKWIYKRKRGVDGKVETFKARLVAKGYTQKEGIDYEETFSPVAMLKSIRILLAIACHYDYEIWQMDVKTAFLNGSLDECIYMMQPEGFVASSQENMVCKLKKSIYGLKQASRAWNIKFDQAVKS